A DNA window from Strix aluco isolate bStrAlu1 chromosome 6, bStrAlu1.hap1, whole genome shotgun sequence contains the following coding sequences:
- the RAB3GAP1 gene encoding rab3 GTPase-activating protein catalytic subunit isoform X2: MAGDSEPESEVFEITDFTTASEWERFISKIEEVLNDWKLIGISSGKPLEKGVYTTGAWEEKLDEISFADFKFSIAHHYLVQEPSDKDGKEELVEDALPLPMQDLLCMNNDFPPRAHCLVRWYGLREFVVIAPAANNDAVLSESKCNLLLSSISIALGNTGCQVPLFVQIHHKWRRMYVGECQGPGVRTDFEMVHLRKVPNQYTHLSGLLDIFKSKIGCPLTPLPPVSMAIRLTYVLQDWQQYFWPQQPPDIDALVGGEVGGLEFGKLPFGACEDPISELHLATTWPHLTEGIIVDNDVYSDLDPVQAPQWSVRVRKADNPQCLLGDFLTEFFKLCRRKESTDEILGRSAFEEEGKEVADITHALSKLTEPAPVPIHKLSVTNMVHSAKKKIRKHRGVDESPLNNEVLNTILLFLFPDAADKLADGFESRTSASAGNNPPPENEDYNLFSQFKSAPSDSLTYKLALCLCMINFYHGGVKGVAHLWQEFVLEMRYRWENNYLIPGLANGPPDLRCCLLHQKLQMLNCCIERKKARDEGKKGSVFDRSPGGTSGDNLDKEKEVGKSWESWSDSEEEFFECLSDTEDLKGNGQENGKKGGAKEGNKEPANIKPEGRLHPHGKLTLLHPGEPLYIPITQEPAPMTEDLLEEQSEVLAKLGTSAEGAHLRARMQSACLLSDMESFKAANPGCCLEDFVRWYSPRDYIEEEVVDEKGNIVIKGELSARMKIPSNMWVEAWETAKPVPARRQKRLFDDTREAEKVLHYLAVQKPADLARHLLPCIIHAAVLKVKEEEAVEDISSVKKIIKQIISHSSKVLRFPNPEDKKLEEIIAQIMSVEAIIARARSLKAKFGVEKCENEDEKEDLQRFVNCLLEQPEVSVLGAGRGPAGSIIHKLFVSAQRVSAVPPLDEELRRSGSSEERRLNAGAVSDFPLPTGREVILRTTVPRPAPYSKPLPQRMYSVLTKEDFRLAGAFSADTTFF; the protein is encoded by the exons ATGGCGGGGGACAGCGAA CCCGAGTCGGAGGTGTTTGAGATCACAGACTTCACCACCGCCTCCGAGTGGGAGAG atttatttcaaaaatagaGGAAGTATTGAATGACTGGAAGCTTATTGGGATTTCTTCAGGCAAACCTCTAGAAAAG GGTGTATACACCACAGGAGCATGGGAAGAGAAATTGGATGAAATTTCATTTGCGGACTTCAAATTCTCAATTGCCCATCATTACCTTGTACAAGAACCCAGTGACAAAGATGGGAAAGAAGAACTGGTAGAAG ATGCCCTTCCTCTGCCTATGCAGGACTTGCTGTGCATGAACAATGACTTTCCCCCTAGAGCTCACTGTCTGGTAAGATG gtATGGCTTACGTGAGTTTGTGGTAATTGCTCCGGCTGCAAATAATGATGCAGTTCTTAGTGAATCCAAATGTAACCTTTTGCTGAGTTCCATTTCCATTGCGTTGGGGAACACTGGCTG TCAGGTACCACTATTTGTGCAAATACATCATAAATGGCGACGAATGTATGTTGGAGAATGTCAGGGTCCAGGAGTTCGAACTGACTTTGAAATGGTTCATCTTCGCAAAGTGCCAAATCAGTATACTCATTTATCAGGATTACTGGATATCTTCAAATCCAAGATT GGCTGCCCTTTAACACCACTGCCTCCGGTTAGCATGGCTATTCGGCTTACGTATGTACTTCAAGACTGGCAGCAGTATTTCTGGCCACAGCAGCCACCAG ATATAGATGCTCTAGTTGGGGGAGAAGTTGGAGGCCTTGAGTTTGGGAAGTTACCATTTGGTGCCTGTGAGGATCCTATTAG tgagCTTCATTTAGCTACCACGTGGCCTCACCTAACGGAAGGTATAATTGTTGACAATGATGTTTATTC tgacCTGGATCCGGTTCAAGCACCCCAGTGGTCTGTGAGAGTCAGAAAAGCAGACAACCCTCAGTGTCTATTGG GTGACTTTCTTACCGAATTCTTCAAGCTTTGCCGTCGGAAGGAATCAACTGATGAGATACTTGGAAGGTCTGCatttgaagaggaaggaaaag aggTTGCTGATATTACCCATGCTTTGTCAAAGCTCACGGAGCCAGCACCAGTCCCAATCCATAAATTATCAGTGACAAATATGGTTcacagtgcaaagaaaaaaattcgcAAACACAGAGGTGTAGATGAATCACCTTTAAACAATGAAGTTCTGAACACTATTCTTCTG tTCTTATTTCCTGATGCTGCTGACAAACTCGCAGATGGATTTGAAAGCAGAACTAGCGCTTCAGCAGGAAACAATCCTCCTCCAGAGAATGAAGATTAT AATCTCTTCAGTCAATTTAAATCTGCTCCTTCTGATAGTCTGACATACAAGCTAGCTTTATGTCTTTGTATGATAAACTTCTACCATGGAGGAGTGAAAGGAGTGGCACACCTTTGGCAAGAATTTGTGTTAGAAATGCGCTACAGATGGGAGAACAACTACCTTATTCCagg ATTAGCTAATGGCCCTCCAGATCTGAGATGCTGTTTACTGCATCAGAAACTTCAG ATGTTAAATTGTTGcattgaaagaaagaaagcaagagatgAGGGGAAAAAGGGGAGTGTGTTTGATCGCTCACCTGGTGGTACTTCTGGTGATAACCTTGATAAGGAAAAAGAAGTTGGCAAGTCTTGGGAATCGTGGAGTGACAGTGAAGAGGAATTTTTTGAGTGTTTAAGCGACACGGAAGATCTTAAAGGAAATGggcaggaaaatggaaagaaaggaggagcaAAAGAAGGCAACAAAGAGCCTGCAAACATAAAACCAGAAGGTCGTCTGCATCCACACGGAAAGCTGACGCTGCTGCATCCAGGAGAGCCTCTCTACATTCCAATAACACAG GAACCAGCACCCATGACTGAAGATTTGCTGGAAGAACAATCTGAGGTATTGGCAAAACTAGGGACATCAGCCGAAGGGGCTCATCTTCGGGCACGCATGCAGAGTGCCTGCTTACTCTCAGATATGGAGTCTTTCAAG GCGGCTAATCCTGGCTGTTGTCTGGAGGATTTTGTGAGGTGGTACTCCCCTCGGGATTACATCGAAGAGGAAGTGGTTGATGAAAAGGGGAATATAGTAATTAAGGGCGAGCTGAGTGCCCGAATGAAGATTCCAAGCAACATGTGGGTGGAGGCCTGGGAGACAGCAAAACCAGTCCCGGCCCGGAGGCAGAAGAGACTCTTCGATGACACTAGAGAGGCAGAGAAG GTGCTTCATTACCTCGCAGTTCAGAAACCAGCTGACCTTGCAAGGCATCTCTTGCCTTGCATTATCCATGCAGCTGTACTCAAGGTAAAGGAAGAAG AAGCAGTAGAAGATATATCTTCAGTTAAGAAGATTATTAAGCAGATAATATCCCATTCCAGTAAAGTTCTACGATTCCCCAATCCAGAGGACAAGAAGTTGGAA GAAATCATTGCCCAGATCATGAGTGTGGAAGCTATCATCGCCAGGGCCAGGTCTCTGAAAGCAAAATTTGGGGTAgagaaatgtgaaaatgaggACGAGAAAGAAGATCTACAAAG ATTCGTAAACTGTCTCCTGGAGCAGCCAGAAGTGTCAGTCCTTGGTGCAGGAAGAGGACCTGCTGGTAGCATTATTCACAAGCTGTTCGTGAGTGCTCAGAGG GTTTCTGCAGTGCCTCCGCTTGATGAAGAACTGAGGCGATCGGGTTCCTCAGAGGAGCGACGACTCAACGCGGGCGCTGTTTCCGATTTCCCGCTGCCCACAGGCCGTGAGGTGATTTTGCGCACAACAGTCCCCCGCCCTGCCCCTTACTCCAAGCCCTTGCCCCAGCGCATGTACAGCGTGCTGACCAAGGAAGACTTCCGACTGGCGGGTGCCTTTTCAGCAGATACGACGTTCTTCTGA
- the RAB3GAP1 gene encoding rab3 GTPase-activating protein catalytic subunit isoform X1 encodes MAGDSEPESEVFEITDFTTASEWERFISKIEEVLNDWKLIGISSGKPLEKGVYTTGAWEEKLDEISFADFKFSIAHHYLVQEPSDKDGKEELVEDALPLPMQDLLCMNNDFPPRAHCLVRWYGLREFVVIAPAANNDAVLSESKCNLLLSSISIALGNTGCQVPLFVQIHHKWRRMYVGECQGPGVRTDFEMVHLRKVPNQYTHLSGLLDIFKSKIGCPLTPLPPVSMAIRLTYVLQDWQQYFWPQQPPDIDALVGGEVGGLEFGKLPFGACEDPISELHLATTWPHLTEGIIVDNDVYSDLDPVQAPQWSVRVRKADNPQCLLGDFLTEFFKLCRRKESTDEILGRSAFEEEGKEVADITHALSKLTEPAPVPIHKLSVTNMVHSAKKKIRKHRGVDESPLNNEVLNTILLFLFPDAADKLADGFESRTSASAGNNPPPENEDYNLFSQFKSAPSDSLTYKLALCLCMINFYHGGVKGVAHLWQEFVLEMRYRWENNYLIPGLANGPPDLRCCLLHQKLQMLNCCIERKKARDEGKKGSVFDRSPGGTSGDNLDKEKEVGKSWESWSDSEEEFFECLSDTEDLKGNGQENGKKGGAKEGNKEPANIKPEGRLHPHGKLTLLHPGEPLYIPITQEPAPMTEDLLEEQSEVLAKLGTSAEGAHLRARMQSACLLSDMESFKAANPGCCLEDFVRWYSPRDYIEEEVVDEKGNIVIKGELSARMKIPSNMWVEAWETAKPVPARRQKRLFDDTREAEKVLHYLAVQKPADLARHLLPCIIHAAVLKVKEEEAVEDISSVKKIIKQIISHSSKVLRFPNPEDKKLEEIIAQIMSVEAIIARARSLKAKFGVEKCENEDEKEDLQRFVNCLLEQPEVSVLGAGRGPAGSIIHKLFVSAQRLTESSDEVSAVPPLDEELRRSGSSEERRLNAGAVSDFPLPTGREVILRTTVPRPAPYSKPLPQRMYSVLTKEDFRLAGAFSADTTFF; translated from the exons ATGGCGGGGGACAGCGAA CCCGAGTCGGAGGTGTTTGAGATCACAGACTTCACCACCGCCTCCGAGTGGGAGAG atttatttcaaaaatagaGGAAGTATTGAATGACTGGAAGCTTATTGGGATTTCTTCAGGCAAACCTCTAGAAAAG GGTGTATACACCACAGGAGCATGGGAAGAGAAATTGGATGAAATTTCATTTGCGGACTTCAAATTCTCAATTGCCCATCATTACCTTGTACAAGAACCCAGTGACAAAGATGGGAAAGAAGAACTGGTAGAAG ATGCCCTTCCTCTGCCTATGCAGGACTTGCTGTGCATGAACAATGACTTTCCCCCTAGAGCTCACTGTCTGGTAAGATG gtATGGCTTACGTGAGTTTGTGGTAATTGCTCCGGCTGCAAATAATGATGCAGTTCTTAGTGAATCCAAATGTAACCTTTTGCTGAGTTCCATTTCCATTGCGTTGGGGAACACTGGCTG TCAGGTACCACTATTTGTGCAAATACATCATAAATGGCGACGAATGTATGTTGGAGAATGTCAGGGTCCAGGAGTTCGAACTGACTTTGAAATGGTTCATCTTCGCAAAGTGCCAAATCAGTATACTCATTTATCAGGATTACTGGATATCTTCAAATCCAAGATT GGCTGCCCTTTAACACCACTGCCTCCGGTTAGCATGGCTATTCGGCTTACGTATGTACTTCAAGACTGGCAGCAGTATTTCTGGCCACAGCAGCCACCAG ATATAGATGCTCTAGTTGGGGGAGAAGTTGGAGGCCTTGAGTTTGGGAAGTTACCATTTGGTGCCTGTGAGGATCCTATTAG tgagCTTCATTTAGCTACCACGTGGCCTCACCTAACGGAAGGTATAATTGTTGACAATGATGTTTATTC tgacCTGGATCCGGTTCAAGCACCCCAGTGGTCTGTGAGAGTCAGAAAAGCAGACAACCCTCAGTGTCTATTGG GTGACTTTCTTACCGAATTCTTCAAGCTTTGCCGTCGGAAGGAATCAACTGATGAGATACTTGGAAGGTCTGCatttgaagaggaaggaaaag aggTTGCTGATATTACCCATGCTTTGTCAAAGCTCACGGAGCCAGCACCAGTCCCAATCCATAAATTATCAGTGACAAATATGGTTcacagtgcaaagaaaaaaattcgcAAACACAGAGGTGTAGATGAATCACCTTTAAACAATGAAGTTCTGAACACTATTCTTCTG tTCTTATTTCCTGATGCTGCTGACAAACTCGCAGATGGATTTGAAAGCAGAACTAGCGCTTCAGCAGGAAACAATCCTCCTCCAGAGAATGAAGATTAT AATCTCTTCAGTCAATTTAAATCTGCTCCTTCTGATAGTCTGACATACAAGCTAGCTTTATGTCTTTGTATGATAAACTTCTACCATGGAGGAGTGAAAGGAGTGGCACACCTTTGGCAAGAATTTGTGTTAGAAATGCGCTACAGATGGGAGAACAACTACCTTATTCCagg ATTAGCTAATGGCCCTCCAGATCTGAGATGCTGTTTACTGCATCAGAAACTTCAG ATGTTAAATTGTTGcattgaaagaaagaaagcaagagatgAGGGGAAAAAGGGGAGTGTGTTTGATCGCTCACCTGGTGGTACTTCTGGTGATAACCTTGATAAGGAAAAAGAAGTTGGCAAGTCTTGGGAATCGTGGAGTGACAGTGAAGAGGAATTTTTTGAGTGTTTAAGCGACACGGAAGATCTTAAAGGAAATGggcaggaaaatggaaagaaaggaggagcaAAAGAAGGCAACAAAGAGCCTGCAAACATAAAACCAGAAGGTCGTCTGCATCCACACGGAAAGCTGACGCTGCTGCATCCAGGAGAGCCTCTCTACATTCCAATAACACAG GAACCAGCACCCATGACTGAAGATTTGCTGGAAGAACAATCTGAGGTATTGGCAAAACTAGGGACATCAGCCGAAGGGGCTCATCTTCGGGCACGCATGCAGAGTGCCTGCTTACTCTCAGATATGGAGTCTTTCAAG GCGGCTAATCCTGGCTGTTGTCTGGAGGATTTTGTGAGGTGGTACTCCCCTCGGGATTACATCGAAGAGGAAGTGGTTGATGAAAAGGGGAATATAGTAATTAAGGGCGAGCTGAGTGCCCGAATGAAGATTCCAAGCAACATGTGGGTGGAGGCCTGGGAGACAGCAAAACCAGTCCCGGCCCGGAGGCAGAAGAGACTCTTCGATGACACTAGAGAGGCAGAGAAG GTGCTTCATTACCTCGCAGTTCAGAAACCAGCTGACCTTGCAAGGCATCTCTTGCCTTGCATTATCCATGCAGCTGTACTCAAGGTAAAGGAAGAAG AAGCAGTAGAAGATATATCTTCAGTTAAGAAGATTATTAAGCAGATAATATCCCATTCCAGTAAAGTTCTACGATTCCCCAATCCAGAGGACAAGAAGTTGGAA GAAATCATTGCCCAGATCATGAGTGTGGAAGCTATCATCGCCAGGGCCAGGTCTCTGAAAGCAAAATTTGGGGTAgagaaatgtgaaaatgaggACGAGAAAGAAGATCTACAAAG ATTCGTAAACTGTCTCCTGGAGCAGCCAGAAGTGTCAGTCCTTGGTGCAGGAAGAGGACCTGCTGGTAGCATTATTCACAAGCTGTTCGTGAGTGCTCAGAGG CTGACTGAATCTTCTGATGAG GTTTCTGCAGTGCCTCCGCTTGATGAAGAACTGAGGCGATCGGGTTCCTCAGAGGAGCGACGACTCAACGCGGGCGCTGTTTCCGATTTCCCGCTGCCCACAGGCCGTGAGGTGATTTTGCGCACAACAGTCCCCCGCCCTGCCCCTTACTCCAAGCCCTTGCCCCAGCGCATGTACAGCGTGCTGACCAAGGAAGACTTCCGACTGGCGGGTGCCTTTTCAGCAGATACGACGTTCTTCTGA
- the MAP3K19 gene encoding mitogen-activated protein kinase kinase kinase 19 yields the protein MSDNEQNMRRRKEGHGSGVALQNADKIMKEMHQSYKALGKNSPIPPKSRPGPDQQVACFPSKTQLALQMRHHTSLPFFLKKKIVGHGFDFSFLLQASCPESNISKSFMDLDAFQIIKAQIQQRLNITTLKTRNRRSEFHLPPVTFQPVRTIHLAPLEDNTVNESTNIRNILIMNSIPQLIKTVTTFYQYQLDNLLKRHTEKSSDLMVATLPDKFTPMKDLYYFSKNNYYKYPSNKKEEVQSNLKWREATNTEKNDQMKYQLSVACKNVDLMIQASFYDDSCPYLSSSNALINRGIFTAQTTITMSSNRDASRAGNKERRAETCCRTGLEEGNATEMILDYRPHEDAESANFVLDNHDLDSSCKNEVIEAYCALEDNSVAAVFARVEEQDPSGKQTEKSVYLSVFETEKEAMSEATSKDQSELVPVVHVTFSEQEPAREPHISKQPVTKKNAIRSLPPHVTQSFNILARKENDKSKIKMNRNKYSSKPKMSSKTKISEDLIVSGGISTKCNAKSLELPHMESETSLKRQKKSPQADKDHFARSAQKLKKQNFSCSCKNSVVLKKPVTPLSLQHAQSASDFVDLKYSDMFKKINSNDKGPGIYEMFGTPVYSHMRELDQHENRFDRDVCSAPSGRRTASTCRSTCSKRRESSQVRNTQKRTYSKPKKTILGTKQKQKGLITKDKSTKLSDSNTEQDNVITSNSDFQINPSRSMTLFHEDTGRQLMFLEKLSQSTKQNKVFSDSNLSTIKEVSLEQSLDSQDICNHQRAATCSQNLLQFSDKYYRECVTLSSSLLATDQNICVPQSKVDMDGCNGLESEQASFKSINKCEALPFSDRLECQSPTKKLNHSCAYTPQSSGLANELTQPSVIQTKNVTSPSCQTSQNILSWAGNKDVTDELLCCLAKELLMLEEKDINSSRTKSTGSKMQNTNTKEEENMMNGDGAIVNSPLEKSYSKAFLVPNEESDLLNFEESTKLAGSSLTNKDPIMWTRGEVLGKGAYGTVYCGLTSQGQLIAVKQVVLDTSDQLTTEKEYQKFHEEVDLLKTLKHVNIVTYLGTSLEDNILSIFMEFVPGGSISSIINRFGPLPEIVLCKYTKQILQGVAYLHDNCVVHRDIKGNNVMLMPNGIVKLIDFGCARRLAWASLSGTQSEMLKSVHGTPYWMAPEVINETGYGRKSDIWSIGCTVFEMATGKPPLASMDRIAAMFYIGAHRGLMPSLPDRFSGTAVDFVHACLTRDQHERPSALQLLDHPFVKGRQ from the exons ATGTCTGACAATGAACAAAAtatgaggagaagaaaagaag GTCATGGAAGTGGTGTTGCTCTTCAGAATGCAGATAAGATAATGAAAGAAATGCATCAGTCATACAAAGCTCTAGGAAAAAACAG CCCAATACCACCAAAATCCAGACCGGGGCCAGATCAACAAGTGGCATGTTTTCCAAGTAAAACTCAGTTAGCATTACAGATGAGACATCACACTTCTTTacctttcttcctgaagaaaaagaTTGTAGGGCATGGCTTTGACTTCAGCTTTCTGCTACAGGCCTCATGCCCAGAATCTaacatttcaaaatcatttaTGGATTTAGATGCTTTTCAGATAATAAAAGCACAAATACAACAAA ggctaaATATAACAACGTTAAAAACCAGGAACAGGAGATCTGAG TTTCATTTGCCACCAGTGACATTTCAGCCCGTGAGAACAATTCATCTTGCTCCTCTAGAGGATAATACTGTCAATGAAAGCACCAACATCAGAAATATTCTGATTATGAACTCTATTCCTCAGCTTATAAAGACAGTTACTACATTTTATCAGTATCAGTTAGACAATCTATTAAAAAGGCACACTGAAAAGTCATCAGACCTGATGGTGGCTACTCTTCCTGATAAGTTCACTCCAATGAAAGACCTGTACTACTTCAGCAAGAATAACTATTATAAGTACCCTAGCAACAAGAAAGAAGAAGttcaaagcaatttaaaatggAGGGAAGCTACCAATACTGAAAAGAATGACCAGATGAAGTACCAGCTTTCAGTGGCTTGTAAGAACGTAGATCTCATGATCCAAGCCAGTTTTTATGATGATAGTTGTCCCTACTTGAGCTCAAGTAATGCTTTGATAAACCGTGGAATATTTACAGCTCAGACAACAATTACAATGTCAAGCAACAGAGATGCCTCAAGAGCTGGCAATAAGGAAAGAAGAGCAGAGACTTGCTGTAGAACTGGTCTAGAAGAAGGAAATGCTACGGAGATGATACTGGATTATAGACCACATGAAGATGCTGAGAGTGCAAACTTTGTGCTTGACAATCATGATTTAGATTCTTCCTGTAAAAATGAAGTGATAGAGGCCTACTGTGCCTTAGAAGATAATTCTGTAGCTGCAGTATTTGCCAGAGTAGAAGAGCAAGATCCTTctggaaaacagacagaaaaaagtgtttatctttcagtatttgaaacagaaaaagaagcaatgTCAGAAGCAACTTCAAAAGACCAAAGTGAGCTTGTACCTGTTGTTCATGTTACATTCTCTGAACAAGAACCAGCTAGGGAACCACACATTTCTAAACAACCTGTCACAAAAAAGAATGCCATTCGTAGCCTGCCTCCTCATGTTACTCAGAGCTTCAACATTCTTGCTCGCAAAGAAAAtgacaaaagtaaaataaagatgaatagaaataaatattcatCAAAACCTAAAATGAGTAGCAAGACAAAGATATCTGAAGACTTAATTGTTTCTGGTGGGATTTCCACAAAATGTAATGCCAAGTCTTTAGAACTGCCACACATGGAATCTGAGACTTCCCTGAAGCgtcaaaaaaaatcccctcaagCAGACAAAGACCATTTTGCTCGGAGTGCTcagaaacttaaaaaacaaaatttctcCTGTAGCTGCAAAAATTCAGTTGTCTTAAAGAAACCTGTTACTCCACTTTCTCTACAGCATGCACAGTCTGCTTCAGATTTTGTAGATCTGAAATACAGTGACATGTTCAAGAAAATAAACTCAAATGACAAAGGCCCAGGTATTTATGAAATGTTTGGAACTCCTGTCTATTCTCACATGCGTGAGCTTGATCAACATGAGAACAGATTTGATAGAGATGTTTGTTCTGCTCCATCTGGGAGACGCACTGCTAGCACCTGCAGATCTACCTGCAGTAAAAGGAGAGAGAGCAGCCAAGTAAGAAATACTCAAAAGAGAACATATTCCAAGCCAAAGAAGACCATACTTGGcactaaacaaaagcagaaaggtTTAATTACAAAGGACAAAAGCACCAAGTTGAGTGACAGCAACACGGAGCAAGATAATGTAATAACTTCCAattcagattttcaaataaaCCCTTCAAGGAGCATGACATTGTTTCATGAAGACACAGGTCGTCAGCTTATGTTTTTAGAAAAGCTTTCACAATCAACTaagcaaaataaagttttttcAGATTCAAATTTATCAACTATTAAAGAAGTTTCTTTGGAGCAGTCTTTAGACAGTCAGGATATATGCAACCATCAGAGAGCTGCTACCTGTAGTCAGAATCTTCTCCAGTTCAGTGATAAATACTACAGAGAATGTGTTACTCTAAGTAGCAGTCTACTAGCAACAGACCAGAACATTTGTGTACCCCAGAGCAAGGTGGATATGGATGGCTGCAATGGCCTGGAATCAGAACAGGCCTCTTTCAAGTCTATAAATAAGTGTGAAGCATTGCCCTTTTCAGATAGACTGGAGTGTCAATCCcctacaaaaaaattaaatcacagtTGTGCATACACACCTCAAAGCAGTGGTTTGGCAAATGAATTGACTCAGCCTTCAGTGATTCAGACAAAAAATGTTACAAGCCCCAGTTGCCAGAcaagtcaaaatattttgtcCTGGGCAGGTAATAAGGATGTGACTGATGAGTTGCTTTGTTGTCTGGCCAAAGAATTGCTAATGCTTGAAGAAAAAGACATCAACTCTTCAAGAACAAAAAGTACAGGTTctaaaatgcaaaatacaaatactaaagaagaagaaaatatgatGAATGGAGATGGAGCAATAGTAAATAGCCCTCTAGAGAAG AGTTACAGTAAAGCCTTTTTGGTACCAAATGAAGAAAGTGACCTGCTAAACTTTGAGGAATCTACTAAATTAGCAGGAAGCAGTTTAACTAACAAAGATCCTATCATGTGGACAAGAGGTGAAGTCCTTGGAAAGGGAGCCTATGGCACG GTATACTGCGGTCTGACAAGCCAGGGACAATTAATAGCTGTAAAACAGGTTGTTTTGGATACATCAGATCAACTCACTACAGAAAAGGAGTATCAGAAGTTTCATGAGGAAGTTGATCTTTTGAAGACATTGAAGCACGTCAATATTGTAACTTATTTAGGAACTAGTCTGGAAGACAACATTTTAAGCATTTTCATGGAGTTTGTTCCTGGTGGCTCAATTTCTAGTATTATTAATCGTTTTGGTCCATTGCCAGAAATTGTCCTTTGtaaatatacaaaacaaattcTACAAGGGGTTGCATATTTACATGACAATTGTGTGGTACATAGAGATATCAAAGGCAATAACGTTATGCTCATGCCAAATGGTATAGTAAAGCTAATTGACTTTGGCTGTGCCAGGCGTTTGGCTTGGGCAAGCCTCAGTGGCACACAGAGTGAGATGCTCAAGTCTGTGCATGGGACTCCATACTGGATGGCACCAGAAGTTATAAATGAAACTGGATATGGAAGAAAATCAGACATCTGGAGCATTGGCTGCACCGTATTTGAGATGGCAACAGGAAAACCGCCCCTGGCTTCCATGGATAGGATAGCAGCCATGTTCTATATTGGGGCCCACAGAGGACTGATGCCTTCCCTACCTGATCGATTCTCCGGCACGGCGGTGGATTTTGTGCATGCATGCTTAACCAG AGATCAACATGAACGcccttctgctctgcagttgCTGGACCATCCCTTTGTGAAAGGAAGACAGTGA